A single region of the Leptothrix cholodnii SP-6 genome encodes:
- a CDS encoding SGNH/GDSL hydrolase family protein has protein sequence MSTLPPPGPPRAPPSTPEPTSAAALAGARLLLAPLLWWQGRQLRRATPRLPEPPGPRQGKAGVGFSRLRILVVGDSAAAGVGVDEQAQALAPLLAHALARQLSSGPMGLTSVSWQVVARTGVSSRSALAMLAATRLEPADVLVTVLGTHDVLEQVHPAQWLHNLDAVRSHAKHRAKVRYTVHCAPPRMDLMPMLPQPLRWVLGASAARLDSALGNHVRHAHRRSRFVLPFDPAHEDPAQWLAADRFHPNAALYLRWAEALAAHIEFDLMQNPSRGAVLPGGFAPSVFARLDNEPSGFSQFGSLR, from the coding sequence GTGTCGACGCTCCCGCCTCCCGGACCCCCGCGTGCACCGCCGTCGACGCCCGAGCCGACGTCGGCGGCCGCCTTGGCCGGCGCCCGGCTGTTGCTGGCGCCGCTGCTGTGGTGGCAGGGCCGGCAGTTGCGCCGGGCGACGCCGCGCCTGCCCGAGCCGCCCGGCCCGCGCCAGGGCAAGGCCGGCGTCGGGTTCTCGCGTCTGCGCATCCTGGTGGTGGGGGATTCGGCGGCCGCCGGTGTCGGGGTCGACGAGCAGGCGCAGGCGCTGGCGCCCTTGCTGGCCCATGCGCTGGCGCGCCAGCTGTCGTCCGGGCCGATGGGCCTGACCAGCGTGAGCTGGCAGGTGGTGGCGCGCACGGGGGTGTCGTCGCGCAGCGCGCTGGCGATGCTGGCGGCCACCCGGCTCGAGCCGGCCGACGTGCTGGTGACGGTGCTGGGCACCCACGACGTGCTCGAGCAGGTCCATCCGGCCCAGTGGCTGCACAACCTCGACGCCGTGCGCAGCCACGCCAAGCACCGCGCCAAGGTGCGCTACACGGTGCATTGCGCGCCGCCGCGTATGGACCTGATGCCGATGCTGCCGCAGCCGCTGCGCTGGGTGCTCGGTGCCAGTGCCGCGCGGCTCGATTCGGCCTTGGGCAACCACGTGCGCCACGCCCATCGGCGCAGCCGTTTCGTGCTGCCGTTCGACCCGGCGCACGAAGACCCGGCGCAGTGGCTGGCGGCCGATCGCTTCCATCCGAATGCCGCGCTCTACCTGCGCTGGGCCGAGGCGCTGGCCGCGCACATCGAGTTCGACCTGATGCAGAACCCGTCACGTGGCGCGGTGCTGCCGGGCGGCTTCGCACCCAGCGTCTTCGCGCGGCTCGACAACGAGCCCAGCGGCTTCAGCCAGTTCGGCTCATTGCGCTGA
- a CDS encoding ABCB family ABC transporter ATP-binding protein/permease — protein sequence MRRAHSVEPAPQSPPGTPRSDWFTIRRLAPYLWRYRWRVGFALTFLVAAKLANVGVPVLLKQLVDGLAIPAGDPRALLVVPVGLLVAYAGLRLMTTVFTELRELVFAKATHGAARQIALETFRHLHALSLRFHLERQTGGMTRDIERGTRALQSLVSYSLFTIVPTLVELVLVLVLLGSQFDMGFVWITLAALVAYAVFTITVTEWRTQYRRHMNELDSKAHSRAIDALLNYETVKYFNNEDFEARRYDEGLDAFRRAQLKSQGTLSLLNTGQQFIIAASLVAMLWRATDGVVEQRLTLGDFVMVNALLIQLYIPLNFLGVLYREVKQSLTDLDKMFNLLEREREVADAPDAHVLQVADATVRFEHVDFSYDPRRQILHDVSFEIPAGRTVAVVGASGSGKSTLARLLYRFYDVGGGGISVDGQDLRTLTQDSLRRAIGIVPQDTVLFNDSIGYNIGYGRAGASQAEIEAAARAAHIHDFIVAQPQGYDTVVGERGLKLSGGEKQRVAIARTLLKNPPILIFDEATSALDSANERAIQAELSSAARGKTALVIAHRLSTVVDAHQIVVLDHGRVIERGTHLQLLALQGAYARMWRLQQSSQSRAASQDGAEGEPVAAAL from the coding sequence ATGCGCCGCGCCCACTCCGTCGAACCCGCCCCCCAGTCGCCGCCCGGCACCCCGCGCAGCGACTGGTTCACCATCCGGCGCCTGGCGCCCTACCTGTGGCGCTACCGCTGGCGGGTCGGTTTTGCGCTGACTTTCCTGGTCGCCGCCAAGCTGGCCAACGTCGGCGTGCCGGTGCTGCTCAAGCAGCTGGTCGACGGGCTGGCGATTCCCGCCGGCGATCCGCGCGCGCTGCTGGTCGTGCCGGTCGGCCTGCTGGTGGCCTACGCCGGCCTGCGGCTGATGACGACGGTGTTCACCGAACTGCGCGAGCTGGTGTTCGCCAAGGCCACGCACGGCGCGGCACGGCAGATCGCGCTGGAGACCTTCCGCCACCTGCACGCCCTGAGCCTGCGTTTCCACCTCGAGCGCCAGACCGGCGGCATGACACGCGACATCGAGCGTGGCACGCGCGCGCTGCAGTCGCTGGTGAGCTATTCGCTGTTCACGATCGTGCCCACGCTGGTCGAGCTGGTGCTGGTGCTGGTGTTGCTGGGCAGCCAGTTCGACATGGGTTTCGTCTGGATCACGCTGGCCGCGCTGGTGGCCTACGCGGTCTTCACGATCACCGTCACCGAGTGGCGCACGCAGTACCGCCGGCACATGAACGAGCTCGATTCGAAGGCGCACAGCCGGGCGATCGACGCGCTGCTGAACTACGAGACGGTCAAGTACTTCAACAACGAGGACTTCGAGGCCCGGCGCTACGACGAGGGGCTCGACGCCTTCCGGCGCGCGCAGCTCAAGTCGCAGGGCACGCTGTCGCTGCTCAACACCGGCCAGCAGTTCATCATCGCCGCCAGCCTGGTGGCGATGCTCTGGCGCGCCACCGACGGCGTGGTCGAGCAGCGCCTGACGCTGGGCGACTTCGTGATGGTCAACGCGCTGCTGATCCAGCTCTACATCCCGCTGAACTTCCTGGGCGTGCTGTACCGCGAGGTCAAGCAGAGCCTGACCGACCTCGACAAGATGTTCAACCTGCTCGAGCGCGAACGCGAGGTCGCCGACGCGCCCGATGCCCATGTGCTGCAGGTGGCCGACGCCACGGTGCGCTTCGAGCACGTCGACTTCAGCTACGACCCGCGCCGGCAGATCCTGCATGACGTCAGCTTCGAGATCCCGGCCGGCAGGACGGTGGCGGTGGTGGGCGCGTCGGGTTCGGGCAAGAGCACGCTGGCGCGGCTGCTGTACCGTTTCTACGACGTGGGCGGCGGGGGCATCTCGGTCGACGGCCAGGACCTGCGGACGCTGACGCAGGACAGCCTGCGCCGCGCCATCGGCATCGTGCCGCAGGACACCGTGCTGTTCAACGACAGCATCGGCTACAACATCGGCTACGGCCGCGCCGGCGCCAGCCAGGCCGAGATCGAGGCGGCGGCGCGCGCGGCGCACATCCACGACTTCATCGTGGCGCAGCCGCAGGGTTACGACACGGTGGTCGGCGAGCGCGGTCTGAAGCTCTCGGGTGGCGAGAAACAGCGCGTGGCGATCGCCCGCACGCTGCTGAAGAACCCGCCGATCCTGATCTTCGACGAGGCCACCTCGGCGCTCGATTCGGCCAACGAACGCGCCATCCAGGCCGAGCTGTCGAGCGCGGCGCGTGGCAAGACCGCGCTGGTGATCGCGCACCGGCTCAGCACGGTGGTCGATGCGCACCAGATCGTCGTGCTCGATCACGGCCGGGTGATCGAGCGTGGCACCCACCTGCAACTGCTGGCGCTGCAGGGTGCCTACGCGCGCATGTGGCGGCTGCAGCAGAGCAGCCAGTCCAGGGCGGCGTCGCAGGACGGGGCCGAGGGAGAGCCCGTAGCAGCGGCGCTCTGA
- a CDS encoding acetyl-CoA C-acyltransferase yields MSKQIQDAYIVAASRTPIGRSHRGFFRSTRPDDLLVAALRGALAQVPTLDPKAIEDAIIGCAMPEGPQGLNVARVAALLAGLPNSVGGITVNRFCASGLSAIQMAADRIRVGEAEVMIAGGCESMSMVPMSGNMPSFNPAIFERDENVGIAYGMGLTAEKVANQWKVGREAQDAFALASHQKALKAQAAGDFGAEITPVDVIERTPDLATGEVRTRSRTVSLDEGPRADTSIDGLAKLRTVFAAKGSVTAGNSSQTSDGAGALILASERAVRQYNLQPLARFVSFASRGVPPEIMGIGPIEAIPAALRSAGLSLSAIDWIELNEAFAAQSLAVIQGVGLDPAKVNPMGGAIALGHPLGATGAIRAATVVHALRRHNLKYGMLTMCVGTGQGAAGIFERV; encoded by the coding sequence ATGAGCAAACAGATTCAAGACGCCTACATCGTCGCCGCCAGCCGCACGCCGATCGGCCGTTCGCACCGCGGTTTCTTCCGCAGCACCCGGCCGGACGACCTGCTCGTAGCCGCCTTGCGCGGCGCTCTGGCGCAGGTGCCGACGCTCGATCCGAAGGCGATCGAGGACGCCATCATCGGCTGCGCGATGCCCGAAGGCCCGCAGGGCCTGAACGTGGCGCGGGTGGCGGCGTTGCTGGCCGGGCTGCCCAACAGCGTCGGCGGCATCACGGTCAACCGCTTCTGCGCCTCGGGCCTGAGCGCGATCCAGATGGCGGCCGACCGCATCCGCGTCGGCGAGGCCGAGGTCATGATCGCCGGCGGCTGCGAGAGCATGAGCATGGTGCCGATGAGCGGCAACATGCCGTCGTTCAACCCGGCGATCTTCGAGCGCGACGAGAACGTCGGCATCGCCTACGGCATGGGCCTGACCGCCGAGAAGGTGGCCAACCAGTGGAAGGTCGGCCGCGAGGCGCAGGACGCCTTTGCGCTGGCCTCGCACCAGAAGGCGCTGAAGGCGCAGGCGGCGGGTGATTTCGGCGCCGAGATCACGCCGGTCGACGTGATCGAGCGCACGCCCGACCTCGCCACCGGCGAGGTGCGCACGCGCAGCCGCACGGTCAGCCTCGACGAGGGGCCGCGCGCCGACACCTCGATCGACGGCCTGGCCAAGCTGCGCACGGTGTTCGCGGCCAAGGGCAGCGTCACCGCCGGCAACAGCTCGCAGACCAGCGACGGCGCCGGTGCGCTGATCCTGGCCAGCGAGCGCGCGGTGCGGCAGTACAACCTGCAGCCGCTGGCGCGTTTCGTCAGCTTTGCCAGCCGCGGCGTGCCGCCCGAGATCATGGGCATCGGTCCGATCGAGGCCATCCCGGCGGCGCTGCGCAGCGCAGGGCTCAGCCTGTCGGCGATCGACTGGATCGAGCTCAACGAGGCGTTTGCGGCGCAGTCGCTGGCGGTGATCCAGGGCGTCGGGCTCGACCCGGCCAAGGTCAACCCGATGGGCGGCGCGATCGCGCTCGGCCACCCGCTCGGCGCCACCGGCGCGATCCGCGCCGCCACCGTGGTGCACGCGCTGCGCCGCCACAACCTGAAATACGGCATGTTGACGATGTGCGTGGGCACGGGGCAGGGCGCGGCGGGCATCTTCGAACGCGTCTGA
- a CDS encoding amino acid ABC transporter permease, whose amino-acid sequence MATWDWQVFCKSTIEGEVVAGCLGSGGDITYLDWLLSAWGWTLSVAVLALIVALAVGSLMGIFRTTPSRALVALGNSWTELFRNIPLLVQIFLWYHVLPQIFPSLQAIPSFILVVVGLGFFTSARVSEQVKAGIQTLPKGQRYAGLAMGLTLPQTYRYVLLPMAFRIVIPPLTSESMNIIKNSSVAFAVSVTELTMFAMQAQEETSRGVEIYLAVTALYFISAFFINRVALFIEHRVQVPGMLGGGK is encoded by the coding sequence TTGGCTACCTGGGATTGGCAGGTTTTCTGCAAGAGCACCATCGAGGGCGAGGTGGTCGCGGGCTGCTTGGGCAGCGGCGGCGACATCACCTACCTCGACTGGCTGCTGTCGGCCTGGGGCTGGACGCTGTCGGTGGCGGTGCTGGCGCTGATCGTCGCGCTGGCGGTCGGCTCGCTGATGGGCATCTTCCGCACCACGCCCAGCCGCGCACTGGTGGCACTGGGCAACAGCTGGACCGAGCTGTTCCGCAACATCCCGCTGCTGGTGCAGATCTTCCTCTGGTACCACGTGCTGCCGCAGATCTTCCCGTCGCTGCAGGCCATACCGAGCTTCATCCTGGTGGTCGTCGGGCTGGGATTCTTCACCTCGGCGCGGGTCTCCGAGCAGGTCAAGGCCGGCATCCAGACCCTGCCCAAGGGCCAGCGCTACGCCGGCCTGGCGATGGGCCTGACCTTGCCCCAGACCTACCGCTACGTGCTGCTGCCGATGGCATTTCGCATCGTCATCCCGCCGCTGACCAGCGAGAGCATGAACATCATCAAGAACTCCTCGGTGGCGTTCGCGGTGTCGGTCACCGAACTGACGATGTTCGCCATGCAGGCGCAGGAAGAAACCTCGCGCGGCGTCGAGATCTACCTGGCGGTGACGGCGCTGTACTTCATCTCGGCCTTCTTCATCAACCGGGTCGCGCTGTTCATCGAGCACCGCGTGCAGGTGCCCGGCATGCTGGGAGGCGGCAAATGA
- a CDS encoding amino acid ABC transporter permease — protein MNLDFSFLNWDIVASFIAKGFIFSIQLTLVAMIGGILLGTLLALMRLSGKPWLVLPSAAYVNTMRSVPLVMVILWFFLLIPLLIGRPMGAELSAIVTFTLFEAAYYSEIMRAGIQSVPRGQVHAGYAVGMTYRQTMQLVVLPQAFRNMLPVLLTQTIILFQDTSLVYAIGAYDLLKGFEVAGKNFNRPVETYLVAAVVYFVICFGLSMLVRRLQKKIAIIR, from the coding sequence ATGAATCTGGATTTCAGTTTCCTGAACTGGGACATCGTCGCCAGCTTCATCGCCAAGGGCTTCATCTTCTCGATCCAGCTCACGCTGGTGGCGATGATCGGCGGCATCCTGCTGGGCACCCTGCTGGCGCTGATGCGGCTGTCGGGCAAGCCGTGGCTGGTGCTGCCGTCGGCGGCCTACGTCAACACCATGCGCAGCGTGCCGCTGGTGATGGTGATCCTGTGGTTCTTCCTGCTGATCCCGCTGCTGATCGGCCGGCCCATGGGCGCCGAACTGTCGGCCATCGTCACCTTCACGCTGTTCGAGGCGGCCTACTACTCCGAGATCATGCGCGCGGGCATCCAGAGCGTGCCGCGTGGCCAGGTGCACGCGGGCTACGCGGTGGGCATGACCTATCGCCAGACCATGCAACTGGTGGTGCTGCCGCAGGCCTTCCGCAACATGCTGCCGGTGCTGCTGACGCAGACCATCATCCTGTTCCAGGACACCAGCCTGGTCTACGCCATCGGCGCCTACGACCTGCTCAAGGGCTTCGAGGTCGCGGGCAAGAACTTCAACCGGCCGGTCGAGACCTACCTGGTCGCCGCCGTCGTCTACTTCGTGATCTGCTTTGGCCTGTCGATGCTCGTGCGTCGGCTGCAGAAGAAGATCGCCATCATCCGCTGA
- the pyrC gene encoding dihydroorotase, giving the protein MTTTLTLIRPDDWHLHVRDGAALAAVVPHTARQFARAIIMPNLRPPVTTAAQAVAYRERIAAAVPAGVDFTPLMTLYLTDNTPADEIVRAQAAGVVALKLYPAGATTNSDAGVTDVRKTYAALEAMQRAGMPLLVHGEVTDPAVDVFDREAVFIDQVMRPLRRDFPELKVVFEHITTQEAADYVAEADAHTAATITAHHLLYNRNAIFTGGLRPHYYCLPVLKREVHRLALVKAATSGSSKFFLGTDSAPHPAHLKEHAAACAGCYTALSAIELYAQAFDDAGALDKLEGFASLHGPDFYGLPRNSGTLTLRREPWQLPETLAFGDAQLKPLCGGETLDWRLLA; this is encoded by the coding sequence ATGACGACCACACTCACCCTCATCCGCCCCGACGACTGGCACCTGCACGTGCGCGACGGCGCCGCCCTGGCGGCGGTCGTGCCGCACACCGCGCGCCAGTTCGCCCGCGCGATCATCATGCCCAACCTGCGCCCGCCGGTGACCACCGCGGCGCAGGCCGTGGCCTACCGCGAGCGCATCGCCGCGGCGGTGCCGGCCGGCGTCGACTTCACGCCGCTGATGACGCTCTACCTGACCGACAACACGCCGGCCGACGAGATCGTGCGCGCCCAGGCGGCCGGCGTGGTGGCGCTCAAGCTGTATCCGGCCGGCGCCACCACCAACAGCGACGCCGGCGTGACCGACGTGCGCAAGACCTACGCCGCGCTCGAGGCCATGCAGCGCGCCGGCATGCCGCTGCTGGTGCACGGCGAGGTCACCGATCCGGCGGTCGACGTGTTCGACCGCGAGGCGGTTTTCATCGACCAGGTCATGCGGCCGTTGCGGCGCGATTTCCCCGAGCTGAAGGTGGTGTTCGAGCACATCACGACCCAGGAAGCGGCCGACTACGTGGCCGAGGCCGACGCCCACACCGCCGCCACCATCACCGCGCACCACCTGCTCTACAACCGCAACGCCATCTTCACCGGCGGCCTGCGCCCGCACTACTACTGCCTGCCGGTGCTCAAGCGCGAGGTGCACCGCCTGGCGCTGGTCAAGGCGGCGACCTCGGGCAGCAGCAAGTTCTTTCTGGGCACCGACAGCGCGCCGCACCCGGCGCACCTGAAGGAACACGCCGCTGCCTGCGCGGGCTGCTACACCGCGCTGAGCGCGATCGAGCTGTACGCGCAGGCCTTCGACGACGCCGGCGCGCTCGACAAGCTGGAGGGTTTCGCCAGCCTGCACGGCCCCGACTTCTACGGCCTGCCGCGCAACAGCGGCACGCTGACGCTGCGCCGCGAGCCGTGGCAGCTGCCCGAGACGCTGGCGTTCGGTGATGCCCAGCTCAAGCCGCTGTGCGGCGGCGAGACGCTCGACTGGCGGCTGCTGGCCTGA
- a CDS encoding LysR substrate-binding domain-containing protein, whose protein sequence is METKWLEDFVSLAETRSFSRSAQLRHVTQPAFSRRIQALEAWAGIDLVDRSSYPTRLTPAGQTLLPQAVEVLGSLQAARNLMRSHQNSAQDMIEFAVPHSLAFSFFPHWVMELRQRFGAFKSRLIGMNVHDAVMQLTEGSCDLLLAYHHASQPLQLNPERYEMLTLGSETLAPYARADADGEPLFRLPGHTHERVPYLAYASGAYLGRMVDLLLKQANQALYLDPIYETDMAEGLKAMALEGHGLAFLPVSSVKKELRARRLVPAAPRQSGAPAFEVTIEVRLYRERPEYARQAKPAAQALWAFLCQGKALVAAPA, encoded by the coding sequence GTGGAAACCAAATGGCTTGAAGACTTCGTCAGCCTGGCCGAGACGCGCAGCTTCTCGCGCTCGGCCCAGCTGCGACATGTCACCCAACCGGCGTTCTCGCGCCGCATCCAGGCGCTCGAGGCCTGGGCCGGCATCGATCTGGTCGATCGCTCGTCCTACCCGACCCGCCTGACGCCGGCCGGCCAGACGCTGCTGCCGCAGGCGGTCGAGGTGCTCGGTTCGCTGCAGGCGGCGCGCAACCTGATGCGCAGCCACCAGAACTCGGCGCAGGACATGATCGAGTTCGCGGTGCCGCATTCGCTCGCGTTCAGCTTCTTCCCGCACTGGGTGATGGAGCTGCGTCAGCGCTTCGGCGCCTTCAAGAGCCGGCTGATCGGCATGAACGTGCACGACGCCGTGATGCAGCTGACCGAAGGCAGCTGCGACCTGCTGCTGGCCTATCACCACGCCTCTCAGCCGCTGCAGCTCAACCCCGAGCGCTACGAGATGCTCACGCTCGGCAGCGAGACGCTGGCGCCCTACGCGCGCGCCGATGCCGACGGCGAGCCGCTGTTCCGCCTGCCCGGCCACACGCACGAGCGGGTGCCGTATCTGGCCTACGCGTCGGGCGCCTATCTGGGCCGCATGGTCGACCTGCTGCTCAAGCAGGCCAACCAGGCGCTCTACCTCGACCCGATCTACGAGACCGACATGGCCGAAGGCCTGAAGGCGATGGCGCTCGAGGGCCACGGCCTGGCGTTCCTGCCCGTCAGCTCGGTCAAGAAGGAATTGCGCGCCCGCCGCCTGGTGCCGGCGGCGCCGCGTCAAAGCGGTGCACCGGCTTTCGAGGTGACCATCGAGGTGCGGCTCTACCGCGAGCGGCCCGAATACGCCCGCCAGGCCAAGCCGGCGGCGCAGGCGCTGTGGGCGTTTCTCTGCCAGGGCAAGGCCCTGGTGGCCGCGCCGGCCTGA
- a CDS encoding amino acid ABC transporter ATP-binding protein: MIQIQNISKWYGSFQVLTDCTTSIQKGEVVVVCGPSGSGKSTLIKTVNALEPIQKGDIVVNGTSITDPKTDLPKLRSHVGMVFQHFELFPHLSVTENLTIAQVKVLGRSQDDAIARGLKMLDRVGLSAHKDKFPGQLSGGQQQRVAIARALSMDPIVMLFDEPTSALDPEMVGEVLDVMVKLAQEGMTMMVVTHEMGFAKKVSHRVIFMDAGKIVEDCRKDEFFGNPEARSPRAKDFLSKILSH; this comes from the coding sequence GTGATCCAGATCCAGAACATCTCCAAGTGGTACGGCAGCTTCCAGGTGCTGACCGACTGCACCACCTCGATCCAGAAGGGCGAGGTCGTGGTGGTCTGCGGCCCGTCGGGCTCGGGCAAGAGCACGCTGATCAAGACCGTCAACGCGCTCGAACCGATCCAGAAAGGCGACATCGTCGTCAACGGCACCAGCATCACCGACCCCAAGACCGACCTGCCCAAGCTGCGCAGCCACGTCGGCATGGTGTTCCAGCACTTCGAGCTGTTCCCGCACCTGTCGGTGACCGAGAACCTGACGATCGCGCAGGTCAAGGTGCTCGGGCGCAGCCAGGACGACGCCATCGCGCGCGGCCTGAAGATGCTCGACCGCGTCGGGCTGAGCGCACACAAGGATAAGTTCCCCGGCCAGCTCTCGGGCGGCCAGCAGCAGCGCGTGGCGATCGCGCGCGCGCTGAGCATGGACCCGATCGTGATGCTGTTCGACGAGCCGACCTCGGCGCTCGACCCCGAGATGGTGGGCGAAGTGCTCGACGTGATGGTCAAGCTGGCGCAGGAAGGCATGACGATGATGGTGGTCACGCACGAGATGGGCTTTGCCAAGAAGGTCAGCCACCGGGTGATCTTCATGGACGCGGGCAAGATCGTCGAGGACTGCAGGAAGGACGAGTTCTTCGGCAATCCGGAGGCGAGGTCGCCGCGGGCGAAGGACTTCTTGTCGAAGATCCTGAGTCATTGA
- a CDS encoding acyl-CoA thioesterase, with product MPMPADANPNGDIFGGWIMAQVDLAGAVLPVRIARGRVATVAVNQFIFKQPVSVGDLLSFYATATRIGNTSVTVHVEVYAERKPADPQFVKVTEANLTYVAIDLEGRPRTIVRPAAPDTSAQ from the coding sequence ATGCCGATGCCGGCCGATGCCAACCCCAACGGCGACATCTTCGGCGGCTGGATCATGGCCCAGGTCGATCTCGCCGGTGCGGTGCTGCCGGTGCGCATCGCGCGCGGCAGGGTCGCGACCGTGGCGGTCAACCAGTTCATTTTCAAGCAACCGGTCTCGGTCGGCGACCTGCTGAGCTTCTACGCCACCGCCACCCGCATCGGCAACACCTCGGTGACGGTGCACGTGGAAGTCTATGCCGAGCGCAAGCCGGCCGACCCGCAGTTCGTCAAGGTGACCGAAGCCAACCTGACCTACGTGGCGATCGACCTCGAAGGCCGGCCGCGCACCATCGTCAGACCGGCCGCGCCCGACACCTCAGCGCAATGA
- a CDS encoding enoyl-CoA hydratase, which yields MSIKTALLDGVFTIEIARPEKKNALTMAMYGELAQAFAAARDDAAVRAVLLTGQPGIFTSGNDLDDFMQAPPRDMNSPVFRFMHALVDCDKPVIAAVTGAAIGIGTTLLLHCDFVYVCDEARLAMPFVGLGLVPEFASSLLVPQLLGHVKAAEKLLLGDPFTGAEAVEFGIANAVLPTSEVVNHARRVALRFNGLPPGAVRDSKRLMRAGSADAVRATIASEAAIFGDRLRSPEAQEAFQAFFQKRKPDFSRFS from the coding sequence ATGAGCATCAAGACCGCCCTGCTCGATGGCGTCTTCACGATCGAGATCGCCCGGCCCGAGAAGAAGAACGCGCTGACGATGGCGATGTACGGCGAGCTGGCGCAGGCCTTCGCGGCCGCCCGCGACGACGCCGCGGTGCGCGCGGTGCTGCTCACCGGCCAGCCCGGCATCTTCACCTCGGGCAACGACCTCGACGACTTCATGCAGGCGCCGCCGCGCGACATGAACTCGCCGGTGTTCCGGTTCATGCACGCGCTGGTCGATTGCGACAAGCCGGTGATCGCCGCCGTCACGGGTGCGGCGATCGGCATCGGGACGACGCTGCTGCTGCACTGCGACTTCGTCTACGTCTGTGACGAGGCCCGCCTGGCGATGCCTTTCGTCGGCCTCGGCCTGGTGCCGGAGTTCGCGTCGAGCCTGCTGGTGCCTCAGTTGCTGGGCCACGTCAAGGCGGCCGAGAAGCTGCTGCTTGGCGATCCGTTCACGGGCGCCGAGGCGGTCGAGTTCGGCATCGCCAATGCGGTGCTGCCGACCAGCGAGGTGGTCAACCACGCGCGCCGCGTGGCGCTGCGTTTCAACGGCCTGCCGCCCGGCGCGGTGCGCGACAGCAAGCGGCTGATGCGCGCCGGCAGCGCCGATGCGGTGCGGGCCACGATCGCCTCCGAAGCCGCGATCTTCGGCGACCGGCTGCGCAGCCCCGAGGCGCAGGAGGCCTTCCAGGCCTTCTTCCAGAAACGCAAGCCGGATTTCTCGCGCTTTTCCTGA
- a CDS encoding amino acid ABC transporter substrate-binding protein — protein sequence MKKTLLVFAALMAMGAAQAQSDTLKKIKDSASVTMGVRESSGALSLTLGDGKYVGYHVELCQRALADVQKLLGLPKLDIKYQAVTSQNRIPLVQNGTVDIECGSTTNNAARQKDVSFAVTTYVEEVRIAVKGSSGITSIAQLGGKSVATTTGTTSVQLLRKHERANGVNFNEVFGKDHADSFLLLESGRADAFVMDGQILAGNIAKSKAPADFKIVGEVLSVEPIAIMMRKDDPAFKKAIDASLTAMMKSGEIAKIYDKWFMQPIPPSNTRVGLPVSDATKAAWTNPNDKPAEDYAKK from the coding sequence ATGAAGAAGACACTGCTGGTTTTCGCCGCCCTGATGGCCATGGGTGCGGCCCAGGCGCAATCGGACACCCTCAAGAAGATCAAGGACAGCGCCAGCGTCACGATGGGCGTGCGCGAATCGTCGGGTGCGCTGTCGCTCACGCTGGGTGACGGCAAGTACGTCGGCTACCACGTCGAGCTGTGCCAGCGTGCCCTGGCCGACGTGCAGAAGCTGCTGGGCCTGCCCAAGCTCGACATCAAGTACCAGGCGGTGACCTCGCAGAACCGCATCCCGCTGGTGCAGAACGGCACCGTCGACATCGAGTGCGGCTCGACCACCAACAATGCCGCGCGCCAGAAGGACGTGTCCTTCGCCGTCACCACCTACGTCGAGGAAGTGCGCATCGCGGTCAAGGGCAGCTCGGGCATCACCTCGATCGCCCAGCTGGGCGGCAAGAGCGTGGCCACCACCACCGGCACGACCTCGGTGCAGCTGCTGCGCAAGCACGAGCGCGCCAATGGTGTCAACTTCAACGAGGTGTTCGGCAAGGACCACGCCGACAGCTTCCTGCTGCTCGAATCGGGCCGTGCCGATGCCTTCGTGATGGACGGCCAGATCCTGGCCGGCAACATCGCCAAGAGCAAGGCGCCGGCCGATTTCAAGATCGTCGGCGAGGTGCTGTCGGTCGAGCCGATCGCGATCATGATGCGCAAGGATGACCCGGCTTTCAAGAAAGCCATCGACGCCAGCCTGACCGCGATGATGAAGTCCGGCGAGATCGCCAAGATCTACGACAAGTGGTTCATGCAGCCGATCCCGCCGTCGAATACGCGCGTGGGCCTGCCGGTGTCGGACGCCACCAAGGCGGCCTGGACCAACCCCAACGACAAGCCCGCCGAGGACTACGCCAAGAAGTGA